The genomic segment CCTCAACAGCTACCTGCTTACAAAGCCCGAGAAGAGTTGAGGAATCCCTATCAAGTCCCAAGATGTTTCCCGGAATGTTGCGATGCCCTACGGCGGCTGAGCACAGCCTGCTTTAGTCACCATGATAGTATCTGTACCCTGTCCTCACTTGAAGGGGAGCAGCATGATAAATCATCCACGAGGTGCAAATTCGCCGTACGCTCGGTTACAGACCTGCCGGGCGTGTTTCTTCTTGTTGAGGCGTGCCCCATTTAACCATCTCTCCTTTTCACACCTGGCTgacagctcagctcagctgaTATTTTTCCATGGCGAAGCTCCTGTAATAGCTGTAAAATCACACTTGATAACTGATCAGCTAAGAATGGCAGCTCAATTACAGCTGCTCACAGCTCATCCCTTAGCGTTCACTTTTCTTGAAAGCACTGCTGCAGTCAGGTTGACTTTCATTTCCATTATGTTCAACCTTTGTAATATTTGACAATTAAACATGCATTTACGACAGCTACGACACCAACCTTACATCGGATGGTGGTGGAATACATTGGTCAACACTAACATTTGAATCAAGCATTAATTGTATTAAATAAGAAGATCCTCTTTAGCCACCTTGGCACCGCATAACTCAACTCGGCTATCCTCAGCTCCACTCGCCTTGGTTTGAGTTGGGTTTTCACTTTGCAATAATATCACATGGCCAAACTTAGCAATCAAGAAGAGAAATCTATAAGTCttgattataatttttttcttcgaaTTTCTATTCTTTTGGTTTCTAGTGGACATAATGAAGCAGATTGACATTCCTTCCGTGTTTGTGAGTGAAAAAACGGCCAAATCTCTGAAAGATGACTACCTGTTTGACAAAGGGTAAGTAACTTAAAGTTAATTGCAATTGCCATATTATTGTGGATCACACTCCTTGAATTTCTAACTGACGTTTCAGGGGTCGTGTGCTCCTCATGCCAGACTTCAGCCTTCCGCTAGAGTATTACTTGATCCCCTTCCTCATCATAGTTGGAATCTGCCTCATCCTCATTGTTGTCTTTATGGTAGGTGTCTTGTCCAGAGTCCAAGTTGGAACAAAGCTCGGCTAATAGATCACTACTGGAGTACTGTTACAATGATGAAGTCGTGAACACTTTGATTGTTCCTAGATCACAAAGTTTGTCCAAGATCGCCACAGGGCTCGAAGAAGCCGCCTCCGTAAAGATCAGTTGAAGAAACTTCCGATCCACAAGTACAAAAAAGGTAATTACCTCTCCTGTTGTTCTTCCTGTATTGTCAAGTCGGTTGCTATCCAGCATTGGTTTTCTCCCGATTCGACCCAGATGAGCGTCATCACCGATGCACTCTGACATATCGTTCTTCCATGTTGGCGCTAATCGGATTATTATCgtctcaaatgtttttttcttttcaagctCGCCCTGGGTGATCAGAGGTATTCAGAGTGGACACATGATGGTTAGCTTTTACTTTGTGGGACACTTCAGTTCATTACGATTCAGCTCAGGTCAATACCGATCAGGCTTGATGTGTCATGTAAACAGACATCATAGCAAACATAGCAGAAAGACAGCGTGTAATTTGCCAATCAAGCAAAGCAATGAGCGGCAGAGACTTTCTTCAATCCAATCAAAGTGACCTTAGTGGTCTTTAAAAGTCTTGCATTTGGGtatgttggttttttttaatcagacaCTACCCAGAAAATGTGTAGCGACCTGGAGCGCTAAGTGCAAACAAGGTGACTGAACTCCACACAACAGGTTTGAGAAAAATGCGAGACGCATTTTAAGGATCTCCCTCATAAATCTGCAAATTGCCATGGCTCCTTCCCATGCAAACCAAATGTATTAGCTTGATGTTATGGCACATCACGTGTGCTCAGGGACTATCCTGCACTGGTCCAACAAGACTGCCGGGCGGTGAGaagtttctttctttctttgcggTCCTGCCAGCTGAGTCATACTATTGGGTGACAGGGAGGCACCAAATGTGTATCTAATCACATTCATGGCAGGCTTGCTCGGAAGCAAACCAAATGATGACTTAAGAGTATGTAGGGGGAGCACAAGTGTGCAGTGTGATGGGATTCATCAGTTACTGCTTATTTGAAGAAGACTGCTAAAGGAGCCAGTCATAATTATTCAGTGAAGGGTCCTTAAATTGAAGTATTGACTGTTTGCGATTAGGCAATGTAATTAAGTCagtaaatttattatttatatgacATTTTAATGAGCTAGCTGACATACAAACaacaagcacaaaaaaataaacctacAGAAGTTGCGATTGAAACCCGGAACCTCCCAACTATGAGGTAATTGTCTTTACCACCATGTGTAAAATAAGTGTTGCAAAAATGCCACAAGAAAGTCCAAGAAAATGGAAACTCACTTCATCTTTTTATGCCAGTAGTAAGAATTTGGACCTTCCAGTGTATAACGCTTCTGTATGCTCAACAAAAGAATACGATTTGCATGCTGTGCTTGAATTAAGTCGGCAAAATGGACATGTCACATTTCCAAAGCTGGTGTCCAGTTGTGTACAGTGAAATCTACAGTGCCCATGTAATTGGTGCACAATAGCGGCGCGAGACATGGGATCTGTGTCAATACACAGGATTATGTAACAGCAGCTGCAACGCCTGTCAGCGTCGTGCTGCCATTTTAATATCTTCGGTTCCAGTGTGATTGCAAAGTCTTGCATCATCCTGGCTCACCTTAAGTGTCGGAACACAATCACCACCTTCTGTCTATGGCAAGAGCTTGTGGCACATATTTGGAGGTCCCTCCTTGTCAGTGCTGATATATAACTTGatgctgacacacacacacgcacacagtgaACAGAACAGCTGCAGTGTTTCGGGACTGGGCACAGAGAAACGCTCTAATTCAGCGACTCACCACACACTATTTCCATTGAGTCTCCTTGCTCACACACTTCACGGTGCTCATCAAGTTCAGTAGGACAACGAGGCTCCTCCGAGAAGCGAGAATGCTGCTTCCACGGCTAGCTTattaataaaagaaataaaatgggaGGGAACGTGTTgggtttttacttgtctgttTTCAAGGATGACAGGAATTTAAGATGCCACCAAAATGCCATTTGAGTGTACAGAGGGTGAAGAACAACtttttgtcaaattaaaacatgGGAAAAATTGATCATCCAATAGAATACTACACAAACTTTCTCTCCCTTGAgagcaaatattttctaattCACCCAACCTTGCTATCAAGGAGCAAAAGTGTACAACGCAAGGATAGTGAGGCGTGCACGAGTGTCCTTGCACACACCTTATAATTCTTTCcctatctaaaaaaaaaaaaaaaaaaaaaaaaaaaggcaccgGACCAGTTTGTCAAGTCTTAAGAAAGCCTGGGCAGGTTTCATGACTGTCCACTTGCTGTCTTTGGGTGATTGtgtgatgtggctctttgcgatgacacagtaaaaaatgtggctcttagtctctgactggttggccacccctgatctaaagaaacacgacgttacagacagatgacaaaaaccacaagatattatatagcttaactacggaaattaattaatatagccacagtgtttgaacacttaaacagcgacatgaagacagagagcagttcagtctaactgcgtagcctgtcaacataggtagccgtgtgattacgcaatcctcagaggaggctagaCAGGACGTTGTCTCCTCCAAGcgaatcgtcttcggttttaaaataacgaTAAAAATTCGGCGATTTTGCTTCAAAAtgattgaaattaaaaggaaaatgactttatgataaaaacaattgaattttttcccccccttttcatgatggcaggggaggcgttGTCCCTGATCAACATTATTACTTTTGTACAGTAAAATTATAGCATTGATTCAAATCAGTCTGTACCTGTCTGTATCTGATCTGATAGACTGCTTAAGTGCTTCTCTTCTGGTTAGCAACATGGTTCAAATGGGCTCCTCAGCTAACTCTTCAATGGATGTGTATGAACAAAAGCACTTATGAATGAGATATCAGTTACCACCCGTTTTTGTCCTTTAGGGATAAATGTGCCTATTTTGAGCATATGACGTAACAAGGGATTAAATGAGACCTGGCATCCATTGGAGTGGAGGCCACAGTTTTGGGGAATTTGTGTTTATGGATTCTATTGTTCGTATAAAAACATTAAGGACTTGAGTTCAGGGGAACAATGTTGCTAAGCAAAACAGCAGCCCCGATGGAAGCACTTAAACCGTCTCTCGGGTAAATTTGAACCCAtttgtgatgggaaaatgtgtCGTGATAGTCAATATTGTACAAGTATGCGTATAAGTAAATGTCTAATAACTTTAGTAAATAACTGATCACATGAAGAATTCAGGTTGTGTTTATAATCCGTTGGTCCACAAAGGAAGTGAACGTGTCAATGCAGTTGCgctcgtttttgtttgtcatgaggaaatgaaactgaaacatggcaaacaaacaaatccgTTAACTTAGGCTAGTGGCTGGTCTGTCTGTAATTGTATTGAAGCATCTCTTCCATTACCCAAACTTGGTCttgaatatttgacaataaaagATGAAGTGAAAAGTTTGCCTTTAAGTTTCAGTTGCTGACAGTGAGAGAGGAGGAAGGCAGGAGGCAGATGAGAAGGGCAGTGGTGGATGTGACTGAGCGCCCTTATAAGGTCACATGCAGCCCTGGCGTAGACATCAGAAGAAAACATGCTCACTCTGAGCTTACGTAAACACAGCAGCTCGCAAGTGTCCACCCTCCCTCAAGCACAGGCTTGGAAGaaagagggggggagggggactGTGGAATTTGAAAAAGGAGTGCGTTGGTAAATTCCTCAAGTGACCTCTTTGGCAGGACTTGTTTGAAAAAGTCATGCCAAGATTGTGAGGAGAACGTTAAACATGGATGAAGGGTGTGGAGTCAGTGGCAGAATTAGTTTCgatttttttgtcagtcaTGTTAAAACAcgcaaatacatttaaaaacatgtttcattcatttccattttctgtagcACTTGTCCTGGTGATTGAGTTAGTGAGAGGCAGTATGCACCTTGGACACAAAGGTTTTCTAATACTTTTGTTAATCGGAAGCTGAATTAAGAAAGATTGGTAAAGATTGGTATGAAAGACCAAAAGAAAACTCTACCTGGCGAGTTTGGTGTTGAGAAACAAAAGTGTTAATTGAAGCCAGGAAGtcaatcaaaaacaaatttgtttcTCAGGAGACATCTATGACGTGTGTGCCATTTGCCTGGATGAGTACGAAGAAGGAGACAAACTGCGGGTCCTGCCATGTTCTCATGGTGAGTCCGGTTTGCATGGATACACAAGTGAAACGGGTTCAACACTTTTAGCACCAACTACAGTGGACCCCCGGACTGATCTGGCccaaaaatagcaaaaactCACTTAGAATTGATACTCAGGGAAATGCATGGGGGAGCGTTGGTAAATCAACCCCTCCCCCCAAATCACAAACTACGTTTTGTGTGAaaaacgccaacaaaaaacgAGCATAGGAAAATCAAGGTTCCATGGTACCATACTCTCGTTATGAACCACACATGAGTTGCTGTCCCCACAGCCTACCACAGCAAGTGTGTGGACCCATGGCTGACCAAAACCAAGAAGACGTGTCCCGTGTGCAAGCAGAAAGTGGTCCCCTCGCAGGACGACTCAGACTCCGAGGAGGGCGGCGGTGACGATGACGCGTCCGAAAGCACCCCGCTGCTGCGCTCACTAGCCTCCACCAGCGCCCACTCCTTTGGCACCATGTCTGCTGCGTCTCAGGCCAATCGGGACCAGGAGTCGTCTTCGGACACTGACTCGCTGTATGAAAGCAGCGACACAGAGGAGGAGGTCACCGTGGAGAGCGTGGTGTTTGTCCAGATGCCGCAGTCAAACCCGGAAGGCAACGATAACATGCTTCAAGCTTGATTTTGTCATTAAGGACTTTACTGCTTACCTTGATATCATCCCCCTACATATTCATATGTACATTGATTGCAAGCTGGCAAATGAAACATTGAAGGAAGTCTGCTGTGCACCTGTGGTAGGACTACACATGTTGACTGTACGAGTTACAAAACCAAGACACTCCCTAAGGAATGAGACAATATCCAGATGAGCACTGCGTGAATACACCCATCACCGTACGTACTGGTTCAGTCATTGTCGTTTCTTTTATTGTACATACACACCTTTCAGCTACTATGCAGCCTTTTTTGAAGTggtgtatatttaaaaaaaaaaagaaaagcatacACAGCAGTTTAGGCTCTcattgtaaagaaaatgtcatgttgGGAAATGATTATTGAGAATAAAGTTTTAATCATACATGaaagttgtcattttgtagTACCTCGTTCCAATAAATGTTTCTGGCAATCAGTTCGGGGTTTGCCCTGCCTCTCACCTCAGGTCTGCAGGAATAGGTACCACTTCACCTTAATGCAGACAAGCGtgcaatacaaaaacaacaaaagtcaaCTTGTAAATGCCATatcaaaataacaatttgCCAATAGGAGAAAAGTAATATTGAGTTCAGTTAAATGGCTGATTTGTCCAGGGTGTTGTCAATTGTTTATCGGTTAAAAACGCCAAACACGCGGGACCTGTTACGGCTAGCAGCACGTGACTCGTTTGAACAAATTCGAACAGGAAACACTTCTCTGGTTGGAATAAATTTATTTTGATCTGTCTGTAAACAAGGTGATAAATCAATATATGGCATTCTTGGTTGTATGCATATGGAATTCAATGCATTGACAGACTATCCCAGATCCAAGAAAACTAAAGTGAGAACAAATCAGCGAGAAGGACTTGGAAACAGATTTGATGATTATACAAGGCCTAAACAGTGGCACTGAAGctacagaaaagaaaatgaaggacAAGTTATGCGTAGGAAAAATTAATCTTGGAAGAGTGAGCAACAGACCTCTTGACATTATGGCACAGGATACACAGGTTGTGATGAACGGTACATGTTGGTTTCATCTAACCCATCTCCCAAAGAGTGTACAGACATTACAGTTGTAGGGTCTGTGCTCAATGGATGGCAAAAGGCAATTAATTCCACAGTTTAAATGaggatttattttgattttttttcaaattcagtgTAGCTTCTGATAggggtgacaaaaaaagaaaaaggggaaaaaaataagactaAATCCATGCTCACCTGCCCTGTCACTTAACCTGTTTGGTGTTTTGTTGCAACACCTGCGCTTTCACTACAATTGATCCTACCtgggggggcaaaaaaataaagaacaatCTCCAGGTggtgagagagcgagaaatATCTACGGTCCAAAACGACAGCCTTTCTTAAAACAAATTACAGGTACTggcaaaagaaagacagtaaCAAGTGCCTGAGCTCGTAACTGTGGAATgtccattgattttttttggtgtgtgtgtgtgtgtgtataggaACAGTAACTCTGCTTGATGACAATTAACAGAGCCAAACGACGACACCTTGACAAGGACGCGTATGTgcggggggggcggggggtcaaGCATTTCATTATCAGGAAGGGAGGGACATGGAAGACAGTGGACAGATGATCACACCGTCTATCCTCAAAGAAGTTGTTGGGGGAGGAGGTAGACCTGGACGAGCTACTGCTTCAGTGCTCCAatcaatctaaaaaaaaaaaaggtaaggGCCACTCTCGGGGAGCGCTTATGTTGTGGAACTTGTCGTGTCAATGGGCACCAAAGACACATCAAGTGATTGTCTTTCATTCTGCTGGTCTTAATCAAGTGACATCCTTAGTCACACGCTCATCTTGGCTATGGATCAACTGTAAGGGCTGAGACGGTTtggggaggaggagcagaagaTAGTAAGGAGCAACAAGGACAGGAAGTGTGAAATGCAACAGGGTGGTAGATAGACAGGTAGCTGGTTGGGTGGGTGGCCTGGTACGGGATGCTTTAACATTTCTGATTCCTCAGGTACTCAACCGTCTTATATGCCAATGTGTTGAGGGTCCCTCCGTAGACACCTTCGTTGCCCTTGATTAGAACAAATACTGGAACACACAAAGGACAAACAAAGACATGAAATCATAAATACAGACAGCAATTCAACAGGTTAAGCTTGTACTCCATTACTCAACTCTTGGGATTTCTTTCAAGTTGGGTATTCATCACATCAGCTAGTTCAAAAGTCACTTGGCATACTCTAACCCAGCcatgtccaaagtccagcCCGCAGGCCTATATCGGCCCACgtttaaatttaaactggcccaaagcattgtgtcataaaatcaacaaGTGGCCTGCTGGCACGGTCACAGGGACCTGAGCACCCCAGAGTGAGCCACAGAAATGAAACTCGTCCTAACGGGAACGCACACGAGCCAGCATTCATGATCGGATGCGAGCGTGTCTCCGCCCTCCCTTCCCAGTTCACGTGCACACAAGTGTCTGTTTGCAAGATAATCAGTGACAGACActtcctcattcaaatgtccACACACCAAGGACTAAGGTGATGCTAAAATCAGAGACGCAAGTGATGCTACACAGGGaaaggcaaaataaataaaaataccccAGCTGATGAGAACTGTCTACTTTGTACTAACTAcaccagtgtttcccaacctttttcaTGTGCGGCACAtcttttcattgaaaaaaactcgaggcacaccaccgCCAAGAATCATGTTACAAAGGTTTTACACCAGGTTCTatatgaaaatgaattatATTATGATGAAAGACGTGAACATGctatatatgtaaataaagtaCTATATGTAGAGAGCCAGttgaataatgaaataaaaaataaatcaatattttttttattgtatttctgTGATTAAAAGCCAAAAGAATGAACATGGCTGTGTTTgctgttttagactagctctataaatGTCCGTAAATGCACCATGGCCGTCAGCTCTTATCAAAAGCTGTCAGCAGCGCACACATTCAAAAACATGAACTCAAGATTTGTGCAATTAGCAAGTGGCTTACCAGGCTTTGCGCTAACTGATTAGTGGTTTGGCGATcttgtttacaatgcgctctttttcaaacaattttctgCGGCACAGCTCAACTTTTTTTACGGCACACCGGTGTGACGCAGCACAGTCGTTGGGAAACCCTGCTCTACACACGACTACGCGTCCGCACCGCCCACTCACAGTGATCGTAAACAACAGAAAGActatggattattattttgttattatgaaataatttgttgcatatgaagttgaaataaaagataaaatggagaaggatttaatttggattaaaaatctgacataatgcaacctggcctgtttactgcagtcacaaacaccaatatcacccttcttattaatacaacaataacaataataaaacaaacttaatacatttaataaaaaaattcattcaactttcacaaaattgttcatttgtatttaatttattattattttaatctttaacgtttctttgaaataaaaaagataaggGAGaaggatttgatttggattaaaaatctgacataaTGCAACCTGGCCTGCTTGCTGCAGTCACAACCACCAATATCACCcttcttattattttaatctttaacgtttctggtagtgcaattaacagattctcatttgcaatatcaacctatctgcagacagcaaaagatccatccatccattttctgtactgctttgtccccacgg from the Syngnathus acus chromosome 4, fSynAcu1.2, whole genome shotgun sequence genome contains:
- the rnf13 gene encoding E3 ubiquitin-protein ligase RNF13; amino-acid sequence: MLLSLGMLMLSATQIYTIFTVQLFAFLNLLPVEADIAAYSFDNNSKTFDDLPSRFGYRLPSDGLKGFLIGAQPANACQPIEPPPRDNATGAFVVLIKRFDCNFDIKVLNAQKAGYKAAIVHNVDSDDLISMGSNDLDIMKQIDIPSVFVSEKTAKSLKDDYLFDKGGRVLLMPDFSLPLEYYLIPFLIIVGICLILIVVFMITKFVQDRHRARRSRLRKDQLKKLPIHKYKKGDIYDVCAICLDEYEEGDKLRVLPCSHAYHSKCVDPWLTKTKKTCPVCKQKVVPSQDDSDSEEGGGDDDASESTPLLRSLASTSAHSFGTMSAASQANRDQESSSDTDSLYESSDTEEEVTVESVVFVQMPQSNPEGNDNMLQA